The Stenotrophomonas sp. BIO128-Bstrain region TCGACCAGGACACCGGCAAAGAGCGCTTCTCGGGCAGCATCGGCCAGATCCTGTACTTCGATGATTCGCGGGTCACGCTCAACAGCAGTGAAACCCCGGTCGAGCAGGGCAAGTCGGCCTGGATCGCCGATACGAACTACATGATCAACGACCGCTGGACGCTGGGCGCCACCTACCAGTGGGACCCCAAGTACAAGCGTGAGGACCTGGCCAGCGTGCGCGCGCGCTACCTGATGTCCAACGACGGCATCGTCAATCTGACCTACCGCAGCCGTCTGAATCCGCAGGCCTCGACCACGGCGACCCGCCGTGACCGGACCCTGCTGGAGCAGGCCGACCTGTCCTTCCTGTACCCGCTCAATGAGCGCTGGAGCCTGGTCGGCCGCTATTACTACTCCATCCAGGACCGCGCCCCGCTGGAAATCATCGGCGGTGTGCAGTGGGACAGCTGCTGCCTCGCCGTTCGCGCCATTGCCCGCCGCTACGTGCGCAACCGCGAGGGTGAACTCAACAACTCCTTCCAGATCGAGTTCGTGCTCAAGGGCCTGAGCTCCATCGGCCAGAACACGGACCGCACCTTGCGCCGTGCTATTCTCGGGTACTACCGAGACGACCTCTATCTGGTGCCGCCCAGCAACACCGGTGCAGCCCGCGACGACTACGATCCGAATCAGATCCCATGACCAAGACCCTTCCCGTACTCCTCGCCTCCCTGCTGGCGGTCTCCTCCGCGACGGCCCCGTTGCAGGTGCTGGCCCAGCAGAGTCAGCCGCTGGACCGCATCGCGGCGATCGTCGATGAGGACGTCGTGCTGCAGAGCGAACTGGACCGTGCCGTCCAGAACATCAAGGCGCAGTACGCCGGTCGCGAAAACCAGCTGCCGCCCGATGATGTGCTCAGCCGCCAGGTGCTGGAGCGTCTGGTCCTGGTCAAGCTGCAGGTGGCGCGTGCCGAGAGCAGCGGCATCAAGGTCAGCGACCAGGAACTGAACCAGGCCATCAACGCCATCGCCCAGCAGAACGGCTCCACCCTGGATGCCCTGCGCCAGCGTCTGGCCAGCGACGGTCTGGATTTCAACGATTTCCGCAATTCGGTGCGTGACGAGATCACTGTCCAGCGCCTGCGCCAGAGCTTCGCGCAGAGCCGCATCACCGTCAGCGAAGGCGAAGTGGACGGCGCGCTCAAGCAGCAGGCCACCGTGGGCACCCAGTATCACCTGGCCCACATCCTGATCGGCCTGCCCGAAGGTGCCACCGCCGAGCAGATCACCACCGGCCAGAAGAAGGCCGATGGCGTCAAGGCACTGCTGGACAAGGGTGAGATCGACTTCAACGCCGCGGCGGTCCGTTATTCGGACAGCCCGAACGCGCTGGAAGGCGGCGACCTGGGCTGGCGTTCGCTGGATGAGATCCCCAATGCCTTCGCGCAGATGATGAAGGAAATGAAGACCGGCGACGTGGTCGGTCCGCTGCGTGGCCCCAGCGGCTTCCAGCTGCTGAAGCTGGTGGAGGTGCGTGATGCCAGCGCGGCCGCCGCCGGCGGTCACACCATCACCGAGTACCACGCCCGTCACATCCTGGTCCGCATCACCGACCAGCAGGACAACGCGGCGGCCAAGGCCAAGATCGACACGCTGCGCGCCCGCATCGCCGGTGGCGCCGAGTTCGACGCGGTCGCCAAGGAATCCTCGGAAGACAACAACAGCAAGGGCCAGGGCGGCGATCTGGGCTGGTTCCCGGTCGATGCATTCGGCCCGGACTTCGGCAAGCAGGTCGAAGGCGTGGCCGACGGCGGCGTGAGCCAGCCGTTCCGCACCGATGCCGGCTGGCATATCGTCCAGCGCGTTGCCACGCGCCAGACCGATGCCACCACCGACAACCAGCGTGCCCAGATCCGTGAAACGATCGGCCGTCGCAAGCTGGAGGAAGAGTACAACCGCTTCCTGCAGGAACTGCGTGGCGAAGCCTACGTGGACATGCGCGGCTATGCGCCGGGTGCCGCGGCGACCACGCCGCCGCAGTCCTGAACCATGCTCCCGCAGCTCGCGCTGGTACCGGGCGAGCCGGCGGGGATCGGCCCGGAGCTCTGCCTCCGCCTGATCCAGCAGCCGCGCGCCGATTGCCGGCTGCTGGCCTTCGCCGACCCGGATACCCTGCACGCCGCCGCCGCGGCGCTGTCGCTGCCGCTGCAGCTCCTGCCTGAAGACGCGATCGCCCGCCAGCCGGGCGATCTGCCCTTGCGGGTGGTGCCCAATGCAGTGCCATCCCGTTTCGGCACCCCCGACCCGGCCAATGCCGGCGCGGTGATCGGCGCCCTGCGCCAGGCCGGCCAGGCTTGCCTGACCGGTGAGCTGGCGGGCGTGGTCACTGGCCCGGTGCACAAGGCGGTCATCAATGAAGGCGGCATCGCCTACAGCGGCAC contains the following coding sequences:
- a CDS encoding peptidylprolyl isomerase, with amino-acid sequence MTKTLPVLLASLLAVSSATAPLQVLAQQSQPLDRIAAIVDEDVVLQSELDRAVQNIKAQYAGRENQLPPDDVLSRQVLERLVLVKLQVARAESSGIKVSDQELNQAINAIAQQNGSTLDALRQRLASDGLDFNDFRNSVRDEITVQRLRQSFAQSRITVSEGEVDGALKQQATVGTQYHLAHILIGLPEGATAEQITTGQKKADGVKALLDKGEIDFNAAAVRYSDSPNALEGGDLGWRSLDEIPNAFAQMMKEMKTGDVVGPLRGPSGFQLLKLVEVRDASAAAAGGHTITEYHARHILVRITDQQDNAAAKAKIDTLRARIAGGAEFDAVAKESSEDNNSKGQGGDLGWFPVDAFGPDFGKQVEGVADGGVSQPFRTDAGWHIVQRVATRQTDATTDNQRAQIRETIGRRKLEEEYNRFLQELRGEAYVDMRGYAPGAAATTPPQS